One Bombilactobacillus folatiphilus genomic window, GATTGCCCAAGATGCTGGCTTGAGTAATGCGACGATGTTTAAGCACTTTAAGTCGAAAGAAGAGTTGTTGCAAAAAATTGTGACACCGTTAATTAGTGAATTAGTTCCTTTATTCAGTGAACAATTTTTGAAAGATGTCAAAAATCATTTAGTATCCATTTACGATTTGATGGACTACATGATTCGTGATCGCTATCAATTTATGAATCAAAATTGTCAAATTGTTCTCATTATCATCAATCAATTTTTGACTAATGAAGATGTTAAACAGACAATTGTTAAGTTGCTAGGTCCTAAAGAAGAGCAATTACAGCAAATTATTCAAGAATTATTAACTACTGACCAAACAACTGATTCTAATTTAACGGCGTCAGTAATCATCCAGTTGTTTGCCGGTCAAATGTTAATTAGTTTTTTGAAACGATACAAACTAAATGTTGTTGTAGATAATGAGCAAGAAGTGGCACAAATTATTGCTAATGTGCAAAAAGTAATTCGCAAAAATGCGTAATTATTGCTTGACATTCTTTTATACGAACGCTATACTAATTGAGTATTGAATCAAGCAGAAGCTCCCGCTTCTCACCTATGCCTTAAGCCTCTGGGTAAGTTAATTAAGATAATCGATGATTAATTGCGGGTGCTTTGGCACCCGCATTTTTTGTGAGTGATAATTTTCGGAGGTGGATACTCATAGCTAATAATGGCAAGAACAATATGATCGTGAACGATAAAATTCGAGCACGTGAATTGCGTGTGATTTCAGTTGATGGTGAACAGTTGGGGGTTATTTCTAAACAGGAAGCGATGCGCTTGGCAGAACAAGCAGATTTGGATCTTGTTTTAGTTTCACCTAATGCCAAACCACCCGTAGCTAGAATCATGGATTACGGAAAATATCGGTTTGAGTTACAGAAAAAAGACCGAGAATCACGTAAGAAGCAGAAGATTGTTAGTATCAAAGAAGTTCGGTTAAGTCCGACCATTGAGAAGAATGATTTTGATACTAAACTGAAGAATGCTCGGAAATTTTTGGAAAAGGGTTCTAAAGTTAAAGTCTCGATTCGCTTCCGTGGTCGTGCTATCACTCACAAAGAAATCGGTCGGGATGTTTTAGAAAAAATGGCTGAAGCCACCAAAGACGTTGCTTCAGTAATTACGCGACCTAAAATGGATGGCCGCAGCATGTTTTTAATGCTTGCTCCAATTAATGACAAAAAAAAGAAATAGTGCAGGAGGATCTTCGTAATGCCTAAGCAAAAAACACATCGTGCATCAGCTAAACGTTTCAAATTTACTGCTAATGGTGGATTAAAGCGTAGCCATGCATATACAAGTCACCGTTTCCATGGCAAGACCAAAAAGCAACGTCGTCAATTGTCGAAGTCAACAATGGTTAGTGCTAGTGATATGAAACGTATCAAGCAAATGTTGACGACTTACAAATAATCAGTCATTTTAAACAATAATTTTTAGGAGGAATCACTATGCCACGTGTTAAAGGTGGAACAGTAACTCGTAAGCGTCGTAAGAAAGTTTTAAAGTTAGCTAAGGGTTATCGCGGTTCTAAACATATTCAATTTAAGGCTGCATCAACACAATTATTTAATTCTTATCATTATGCTTTCAGAGATCGTAAGCAAGTTAAGAGAGATTATCGGAAATTATGGATCGCGCGGATTAATGCTGGCGCTCGGATGCAAGACATCAGTTATAGTAAGTTAATGCACGGTTTAAAGGTAGCGCAAGTTGATATTAATCGTAAGATGTTAGCTGATTTAGCAGTTAACGATCAACGTGCTTTTAAAAAGTTAGTTGATACTGCTAAAGATGCATTGAAATAAACACGTAACTAGCTTGATGCTAGTTGCGTGTTTTTACTAAAAAATAAATTGTCAAACTGTGACGTGAGGTGAACATTCTGGGACTGTTTAAGCCAAATATGATGCTTGAGCAAATTACGTGGG contains:
- a CDS encoding TetR/AcrR family transcriptional regulator; its protein translation is MMSYTSVQQWLDKSPMSAGKRKIIQSAVKLFAQFGYQGTTTAMIAQDAGLSNATMFKHFKSKEELLQKIVTPLISELVPLFSEQFLKDVKNHLVSIYDLMDYMIRDRYQFMNQNCQIVLIIINQFLTNEDVKQTIVKLLGPKEEQLQQIIQELLTTDQTTDSNLTASVIIQLFAGQMLISFLKRYKLNVVVDNEQEVAQIIANVQKVIRKNA
- the infC gene encoding translation initiation factor IF-3 translates to MIVNDKIRARELRVISVDGEQLGVISKQEAMRLAEQADLDLVLVSPNAKPPVARIMDYGKYRFELQKKDRESRKKQKIVSIKEVRLSPTIEKNDFDTKLKNARKFLEKGSKVKVSIRFRGRAITHKEIGRDVLEKMAEATKDVASVITRPKMDGRSMFLMLAPINDKKKK
- the rpmI gene encoding 50S ribosomal protein L35; amino-acid sequence: MPKQKTHRASAKRFKFTANGGLKRSHAYTSHRFHGKTKKQRRQLSKSTMVSASDMKRIKQMLTTYK
- the rplT gene encoding 50S ribosomal protein L20 encodes the protein MPRVKGGTVTRKRRKKVLKLAKGYRGSKHIQFKAASTQLFNSYHYAFRDRKQVKRDYRKLWIARINAGARMQDISYSKLMHGLKVAQVDINRKMLADLAVNDQRAFKKLVDTAKDALK